One Vibrio sp. CDRSL-10 TSBA genomic region harbors:
- a CDS encoding glycosyltransferase family 4 protein, with product MKVLIFSSYKDAWNSVRPEAEMFIEMAKMGHDVTIMTQGHAEYVPRFRENGVKIIDCYPTKKICLETIKTLRQALRENQYDVVYAMNSKTIPNAAFACIGFKNTKLVTYRGTVGGLYRHDPSAYLTHLHPRVNGISCVAQAVTDDVRKHVWRNADKVTTIYKGHDIAWYQAQPADLISLGLPRDAFSVICIANARPSKGVHVLLESAKQLAKLPNLHLLLAGRDMDTEQNLALAEQSGMQERIHFLGYRKDVPELLAASKIQVQPSISGEGLPKTIIEAMAMGIPSVVTTTGGGKELLLDGETGFVVPVNDAKAIADKIEWLYASEQNRAQMGGKAQQRMIDDFSCRESAKQHLQFFASL from the coding sequence ATGAAGGTTTTAATTTTCAGCTCATATAAAGATGCCTGGAACAGTGTGCGTCCGGAAGCGGAAATGTTTATTGAAATGGCCAAGATGGGTCATGACGTAACGATTATGACCCAGGGCCATGCCGAGTATGTACCGCGCTTTCGAGAAAACGGCGTTAAGATCATTGATTGCTATCCGACCAAGAAAATCTGTCTCGAGACCATCAAAACTCTGCGTCAGGCGCTGCGCGAAAACCAGTACGACGTTGTGTATGCAATGAACTCGAAAACCATCCCCAATGCCGCGTTTGCCTGTATCGGTTTTAAAAATACTAAGCTAGTCACTTATCGCGGCACCGTGGGCGGCCTGTATCGTCATGACCCGAGCGCCTACCTGACTCACCTGCACCCGCGGGTCAACGGCATCAGCTGCGTGGCTCAGGCAGTGACCGACGATGTGCGTAAACACGTATGGAGAAACGCCGATAAGGTGACCACGATTTATAAAGGCCACGATATCGCCTGGTATCAGGCCCAGCCAGCTGACCTGATCAGCCTTGGCCTGCCCCGGGATGCGTTCAGCGTGATCTGTATTGCCAACGCCCGCCCAAGTAAAGGCGTACACGTATTGCTGGAAAGCGCTAAGCAACTGGCCAAATTACCCAATCTGCACCTGCTGCTGGCCGGTCGTGATATGGACACAGAACAGAACCTGGCTCTGGCGGAGCAAAGTGGTATGCAGGAGCGCATCCATTTTCTTGGCTATCGTAAAGATGTGCCGGAACTGCTGGCGGCAAGCAAGATACAGGTTCAGCCGTCCATCAGCGGCGAAGGCCTGCCGAAAACCATTATTGAAGCCATGGCGATGGGGATTCCGTCAGTCGTCACCACCACAGGTGGCGGCAAAGAGCTGCTGCTGGACGGTGAAACCGGCTTTGTGGTACCGGTCAACGATGCAAAAGCCATCGCCGATAAAATCGAGTGGCTGTATGCTTCAGAACAGAACCGCGCCCAAATGGGCGGCAAGGCACAGCAGCGTATGATTGATGATTTCTCATGCCGCGAAAGCGCTAAGCAGCATCTGCAATTTTTTGCTTCTCTGTAA
- a CDS encoding glycosyltransferase: protein MVDKIEQNDLKNNIIPLGFVSDTRPLLAAADIFVFPSHYEGSANAIVEAMAMGLPVVSFDVSSMPEMVIHNQTGRLATYEDHDDFRLQLESLLKDQKQRHILGQNSRKMVEDKFDNTKIFHQIKSIVLGE from the coding sequence ATGGTTGATAAAATTGAGCAAAATGACCTAAAAAATAACATCATCCCACTGGGTTTTGTATCGGATACCAGACCTTTGCTAGCCGCTGCCGATATTTTTGTTTTCCCCTCCCACTATGAAGGCTCCGCCAATGCAATCGTAGAAGCAATGGCTATGGGTTTACCTGTTGTATCATTTGATGTCAGTAGTATGCCCGAAATGGTTATCCATAATCAGACCGGTCGACTGGCAACTTATGAGGACCATGATGATTTTCGTCTGCAATTAGAATCCTTGCTCAAAGACCAAAAACAAAGACATATACTGGGACAAAACAGCCGTAAGATGGTTGAAGATAAATTTGATAACACCAAAATCTTCCATCAGATAAAAAGTATTGTTCTAGGAGAGTAA
- a CDS encoding glycosyltransferase → MKKVCFVNTSMSWGGGEKWHSVAAQLCHSSADVIVITKPGSKLGDQVISKGIQVFATKISNASFLNPFKLFKLYRHFKQQQYDAVVLNLPADAKCAGLAAKFAGIKKIIYRRGMPHPIKNTVINRYLFKHVVTEVIVNSEEIGRSITSNNPAMIERSKIHIVYNGVNLTDYSPNITPTIEKEDGEIILVTTGRCVTQKNQLMLVDCVKILLEQGYKIKLYIAGNRTTFGRDG, encoded by the coding sequence GTGAAAAAAGTTTGCTTTGTTAACACTTCCATGTCGTGGGGAGGAGGAGAAAAATGGCATTCAGTCGCAGCGCAGTTATGCCACTCCTCCGCTGATGTTATCGTTATTACAAAACCGGGTAGTAAGCTCGGAGATCAAGTCATTTCAAAAGGCATTCAGGTTTTCGCGACTAAAATATCTAACGCAAGCTTTCTCAATCCATTTAAGCTGTTTAAGCTTTATCGTCATTTTAAACAGCAGCAATACGATGCCGTAGTGCTTAATTTACCCGCTGATGCGAAATGTGCTGGACTTGCGGCAAAGTTCGCAGGAATAAAAAAAATCATTTACCGCAGGGGAATGCCACATCCCATAAAAAACACAGTCATTAATCGTTATCTTTTTAAACATGTAGTAACAGAAGTAATTGTTAATTCAGAGGAAATTGGACGTTCAATTACCAGTAACAATCCGGCCATGATCGAAAGATCAAAAATTCACATCGTTTATAATGGTGTTAACCTGACCGATTACAGTCCAAATATCACGCCAACTATTGAAAAAGAAGATGGTGAAATAATACTTGTCACAACGGGCCGCTGCGTTACACAAAAAAACCAACTCATGCTGGTAGACTGTGTCAAAATTCTGCTCGAACAAGGGTACAAGATTAAACTTTATATCGCGGGAAACCGGACCACTTTTGGACGAGATGGTTGA
- a CDS encoding glycosyltransferase family 2 protein, with amino-acid sequence MTERKPTLGVLMIVKNAEQHLETTLRSVHGWVDEIVIVDSGSSDSTLTIAARYTDKVYHQDWLGFGLQRQKAQSYMSADWVLPLDSDEEVSNELKVAILNAIATDDGCSVYQINRLTEAFGKFIRHSGWYPDWVTRLYRRESTQYNDVLVHESVIIPDGYQLKSLKGDLYHYTIDNLPNYVEKTQRYMKAWADQREGRKKSSLGGAILHGFFRFFKMYVIKLGFLDGRHGLLLALLSANTTFTRYADLWLRNELKRKEKK; translated from the coding sequence ATGACTGAGCGTAAGCCGACTCTCGGCGTGCTGATGATTGTCAAAAACGCCGAACAACATCTGGAAACCACCCTGCGCTCCGTGCATGGCTGGGTAGACGAAATTGTGATTGTCGACTCCGGCAGCAGCGACAGCACGCTGACGATCGCCGCCCGTTATACCGACAAGGTTTACCATCAGGACTGGCTTGGTTTCGGCCTGCAGCGCCAGAAAGCACAAAGTTATATGAGTGCCGACTGGGTGCTGCCGCTTGACTCGGATGAAGAAGTGTCTAACGAACTGAAAGTGGCGATCCTCAATGCGATTGCCACCGACGACGGCTGCTCTGTGTATCAGATCAACCGCCTGACCGAAGCTTTTGGCAAGTTTATCCGCCATTCAGGCTGGTACCCAGACTGGGTGACCCGCCTCTACCGCCGAGAAAGTACCCAATACAACGATGTACTGGTGCATGAATCGGTGATTATTCCGGACGGTTATCAGCTCAAATCGCTCAAGGGCGATCTGTACCATTACACCATCGATAATCTGCCTAATTATGTTGAGAAAACCCAGCGCTACATGAAAGCCTGGGCTGACCAGCGCGAAGGACGCAAAAAGTCCTCGCTGGGCGGCGCCATTCTGCACGGCTTTTTCCGCTTCTTTAAGATGTATGTGATTAAACTTGGCTTCCTTGATGGTCGCCACGGACTGCTGCTGGCTCTGCTGAGCGCTAATACCACCTTCACCCGCTACGCGGATCTGTGGCTGCGTAATGAACTCAAACGAAAAGAGAAAAAATAG
- a CDS encoding 3-deoxy-D-manno-octulosonic acid kinase, which produces MSDIRNITLSDQHIWYDAELLSSPPEHSFDPDFWQRSGNITGSAQGRGTTWFVQLDTCQGALRHYRRGGLFGKLVSDHYLFTGWHRTRSAQEFELLRHLAEAGVNVPRPIAARAQRSGLTYQADILVEKVPNASDLVDVLQKQALSDDMYQAIGRMIRAMHNAGVNHTDLNIHNILLDNAGKVWLIDFDKCARQTGESWKEANLNRLLRSFHKEVNKRAIHWSEIDFEALQAGYQQ; this is translated from the coding sequence ATGTCCGATATTCGTAATATTACCCTTTCAGACCAGCATATCTGGTACGACGCGGAGCTGCTTTCCAGCCCGCCTGAGCACAGTTTTGACCCGGATTTCTGGCAGCGCAGCGGCAACATTACCGGCAGCGCTCAGGGGCGAGGTACCACCTGGTTTGTGCAGCTGGATACGTGTCAGGGCGCGCTGCGTCATTATCGCCGCGGCGGTTTGTTCGGTAAGCTGGTGAGCGATCACTATCTGTTTACCGGCTGGCACAGAACGCGCAGCGCGCAGGAATTCGAACTGCTGCGCCATCTGGCTGAAGCCGGGGTGAATGTACCGCGCCCGATTGCCGCCCGCGCGCAGCGCAGCGGTTTGACCTACCAGGCTGATATTCTGGTAGAAAAAGTGCCCAATGCCAGTGATTTGGTCGATGTGCTTCAGAAACAGGCGCTTAGCGATGACATGTATCAGGCCATCGGGCGGATGATCCGCGCCATGCACAATGCCGGGGTCAATCATACCGATCTCAATATCCACAACATCTTGCTCGATAACGCAGGTAAGGTGTGGCTGATTGATTTTGATAAATGCGCGCGTCAGACAGGAGAGAGCTGGAAAGAGGCGAATCTGAACCGTTTACTGCGTTCGTTCCACAAGGAAGTCAACAAACGGGCTATCCACTGGTCTGAGATTGATTTTGAGGCTTTGCAAGCAGGTTACCAGCAGTAG
- a CDS encoding O-antigen ligase family protein: MSKLSLLAALLPAAFFATLTVAPSSYSFAAVIIAFVSLLLLPKTYRALYQPYARLVSLSLLLYWLLYLFTFTYHGEPISSIDLPSRTLLAMFSLWFFLTYPPRLSWIMSGMVIGSVISGIIALVQAYGFDNRAFNHNGYMVIQIGGICAWLAAFSAISFIYFHHYSLRYRMYIALAATGLALAASLLSGARGSWVPTPFVLGMIIWFARHYVNKRMVFSLLAVWCVTFVAVKPKIDNRIDAVASDLTKYEQQNSGSSTGIRLELWKSALYAAAEHPLTGIGHSQLPLLKQQQVQQGLVDKVTLSFSRAHNQFLEELQTKGIIGLLGLILVFALPFWLFVSRLFSPQAKASPALFFSAMLGCAHILMVCGFCMTQHYLIHHSGILMYSFGTAILAAVTINLNRTATERLNSAQN; this comes from the coding sequence TTGTCGAAATTAAGTTTACTGGCCGCCTTACTACCAGCGGCATTTTTCGCGACTCTAACCGTTGCTCCGAGCTCTTACTCCTTCGCTGCAGTTATTATAGCTTTTGTAAGCCTGCTGCTGTTGCCAAAAACCTACCGGGCTCTATACCAACCATACGCCCGTTTAGTCAGCCTGAGTCTATTATTATACTGGTTACTCTATTTATTTACTTTTACCTATCATGGTGAACCTATTAGCAGTATTGACCTACCAAGCCGCACCTTACTGGCCATGTTCAGCTTATGGTTTTTTCTGACCTATCCGCCACGTCTCTCTTGGATCATGAGCGGGATGGTAATCGGCTCGGTAATTTCCGGCATCATTGCTCTGGTGCAAGCCTATGGCTTTGATAACCGTGCATTTAATCATAACGGCTACATGGTGATTCAGATTGGTGGTATCTGTGCCTGGCTGGCCGCATTCAGCGCGATCAGCTTTATCTATTTTCATCACTATTCGCTGCGTTACCGTATGTATATCGCGCTGGCAGCAACAGGCTTAGCCCTGGCGGCCAGTTTACTTTCCGGTGCCAGAGGCTCTTGGGTACCAACCCCGTTTGTACTGGGAATGATCATTTGGTTTGCCCGTCATTATGTTAATAAACGCATGGTTTTCAGTTTACTGGCGGTATGGTGTGTCACCTTTGTAGCTGTCAAACCTAAAATCGATAACCGCATTGACGCCGTTGCGTCTGACCTGACGAAATATGAGCAGCAGAACTCGGGCTCTTCAACCGGGATACGGCTGGAACTTTGGAAATCCGCACTCTATGCGGCCGCTGAGCATCCGCTGACTGGTATTGGTCACAGCCAGCTACCTCTACTCAAACAACAGCAAGTGCAACAAGGATTAGTCGATAAAGTCACCCTAAGTTTCTCCCGCGCTCACAACCAGTTTCTGGAAGAGTTGCAAACTAAGGGCATAATTGGTTTGCTTGGCCTGATTCTGGTGTTTGCCCTGCCATTTTGGTTATTTGTCAGCCGGCTGTTTTCACCACAAGCGAAAGCTTCACCAGCATTGTTCTTCAGCGCGATGCTCGGCTGTGCGCATATTCTGATGGTGTGCGGGTTTTGTATGACCCAACACTACCTCATACATCACTCGGGCATTCTTATGTATTCTTTTGGAACCGCAATTTTGGCGGCGGTGACAATTAATCTCAATCGAACAGCCACTGAGCGATTAAATTCCGCCCAAAACTGA
- the waaA gene encoding lipid IV(A) 3-deoxy-D-manno-octulosonic acid transferase — MRLIYTLLLALLSPLFLYSLYKNKPGKPTFGSRWKEHWGFTPKVKAQQPIWIHAVSVGESIAAVPVIKALKQAQPDQAIVVTTTTSTGAEQIAKLGDLVEHRYMPLDFAWCVRRFIQAVQPAQLLIVETELWPNTLKTVHQNGIPVTVINARLSERSCLRYQKFSALFNLIRPHVDRILCQYASDAERFQRLGFSTNQVAVTGSVKFDIEIAPQVEKAGADLRQQLGTSRPVWIAASTHEGEDAILLAAHRQLLEQYSEALLILVPRHPERFNAVFELCQQQGFATQRRTAEVSNAEECQVYLGDTMGEMLTLISAADICFMAGSLVGDKVGGHNLLEPAALGKPLLNGPSFFNFNEIMAMLQAKHCVTICADSQAITNALNQLLAEPVMMQHQGEQARQVVNHNRGAIYRTVHSIIAE, encoded by the coding sequence ATGCGCCTGATATACACACTGTTACTCGCTCTGCTCAGCCCGCTGTTTTTATACTCGCTGTATAAAAACAAGCCTGGCAAACCGACATTTGGTTCACGCTGGAAAGAGCACTGGGGTTTTACGCCGAAAGTCAAAGCGCAGCAGCCAATTTGGATTCATGCGGTGTCAGTCGGAGAATCCATCGCGGCAGTTCCTGTAATTAAGGCGCTCAAACAGGCACAGCCTGATCAGGCAATTGTCGTGACCACCACCACCAGCACCGGTGCCGAGCAGATCGCTAAACTCGGCGATCTGGTTGAGCACCGCTACATGCCGCTTGATTTTGCTTGGTGTGTACGCCGCTTTATTCAAGCAGTACAGCCGGCTCAGCTGCTGATTGTCGAAACCGAACTGTGGCCTAACACACTCAAAACCGTGCATCAAAACGGCATTCCGGTAACGGTTATCAACGCGCGTTTATCGGAACGCTCTTGCCTGCGCTATCAAAAATTCTCTGCTCTGTTTAACTTGATTCGACCGCATGTGGATCGCATCCTGTGCCAGTACGCCAGCGATGCCGAGCGCTTTCAGCGGCTGGGATTCAGCACGAATCAGGTTGCGGTAACCGGCTCAGTTAAGTTTGATATCGAGATCGCCCCTCAGGTGGAGAAAGCGGGTGCAGATCTGCGCCAACAACTGGGTACATCACGCCCGGTATGGATTGCGGCCAGTACTCACGAAGGTGAAGACGCCATCCTGCTTGCTGCGCACCGCCAACTGCTGGAGCAGTATTCCGAGGCGCTGCTGATTCTGGTGCCGCGTCATCCGGAACGTTTCAATGCCGTATTTGAGCTGTGTCAGCAACAAGGCTTTGCAACTCAGCGCCGCACGGCTGAAGTCTCAAACGCAGAAGAATGTCAGGTGTATCTCGGCGATACCATGGGTGAAATGCTGACTCTTATCAGCGCGGCAGATATCTGCTTTATGGCCGGCAGTTTGGTCGGCGATAAAGTGGGTGGGCATAACCTACTCGAGCCGGCGGCGTTAGGTAAACCCCTGCTCAATGGTCCGAGTTTCTTTAATTTTAATGAGATTATGGCCATGCTTCAGGCAAAACACTGCGTGACCATTTGTGCTGACAGTCAGGCCATCACAAACGCATTGAATCAACTTCTCGCCGAACCGGTGATGATGCAGCACCAAGGCGAACAAGCCCGACAAGTGGTGAATCACAACCGAGGAGCCATTTACCGGACTGTGCACAGCATCATAGCTGAATGA